The Anopheles coluzzii chromosome 2, AcolN3, whole genome shotgun sequence genome window below encodes:
- the LOC120948675 gene encoding uncharacterized protein LOC120948675 isoform X1, with amino-acid sequence MWSAALCTLGVSKPIWGCNCLNFRQGMSVESRGKRPLKIWDSWRNVRKGLVVGSFEELIVRGKDKLGVPASEPVRLVLECDGTQVEDGEYFRTLANNTVLLLLRQGERWYPTGVDVIKAAISAIPKIVCETIHALELQDETPSWKIMDNKGRVTVVLHWDQRQGGGQGGGGGGGSSSSGGPGGSSIGLSNGPTSDKFSPSKKSLSTQNSIDKSSVSSQPRFPSPQITVINHDDPQSQMYHSARRLSKQGGSFDSAVGAVHVHTPECAHHAHMPTRAGSPGATECDFHCCALHEEGRKIAVHKNVATSPIQDGSASPQPPPSSLSDSRRTSTTKGHVRFLDIGPERDSSESETENTVMEDETVTSEKFLLLIDQLSVDQKRHLSIKDIGIILERLSSKILDVERLDRESESDDCYNWTIKATIRGDALRELGVIYNGNYYAISEHPGYKEENEENGEDAEEEDEDRL; translated from the exons ATGTGGTCTGCAGCGTTATGTACATTGGGCGTTTCGAAACCGATTTGGGGCTGCAACTGTTTGAACTTTCGCCAAGGAATGTCCGTG GAGTCTCGTGGCAAGAGGCCTTTAAAAATCTGGGACAGTTGGCGCAATGTCCGTAAAGGTCTCGTAGTAGGTAGCTTCGAGGAGCTAATAGTTAGAG GAAAAGATAAATTAGGAGTGCCAGCCTCCGAGCCCGTGCGATTGGTGTTGGAATGCGATGGCACACAGGTGGAGGATGGCGAGTATTTCAGGACGTTAGCGAATAATACcgttctgcttctgctgcggCAAGGTGAACGTTGGTATCCTACGGGTGTGGATGTAATTAAAGCTG cAATATCAGCAATACCAAAGATCGTTTGCGAAACTATACATGCATTGGAGCTGCAGGATGAAACACCCTCCTGGAAGATTATGGATAACAAGGGTCGAGTCACAGTTGTGTTGCATTGGGATCAGCGGCAAGGCGGCGGCCAagggggcggcggcggaggcggcagcagtagtagcggAGGCCCGGGCGGTTCCAGCATCGGGCTAAGCAACGGTCCGACGTCGGACAAGTTTTCGCCGTCGAAGAAGAGCCTGTCGACGCAGAACTCGATCGACAAGTCGTCCGTGTCGAGCCAGCCTCGCTTCCCCAGTCCGCAAATTACCGTGATCAACCACGATGATCCGCAGTCGCAGATGTACCATTCGGCCCGGCGGCTGTCCAAGCAGGGCGGCTCGTTCGACAGTGCGGTCGGGGCGGTGCACGTGCACACGCCCGAGTGTGCGCACCACGCGCACATGCCTACGCGGGCCGGCAGCCCCGGCGCGACCGAGTGTGACTTTCACTGCTGCGCCCTGCACGAGGAGGGGCGCAAGATTGCGGTGCACAAGAATGTGGCCACCTCGCCCATACAGGACGGCTCTGCCAGCCCGCAGCCGCCCCCGAGCAGCCTGTCGGACAGCCGGCGCACCTCCACGACCAAGGGGCACGTGCGCTTCCTGGACATTGGGCCCGAGCGGGACAGCTCCGAGAGCGAAACGGAGAACACCGTGATGGAGGACGAGACGGTGACGTCCGAAAAGTTTCTGCTGCTCATCGACCAGCTGTCCGTCGACCAGAAGCGGCACCTCAGCATCAAGGACATCGGCATCATACTGGAGCGGCTGAGCTCGAAGATACTCGACGTCGAGCGGTTGGATCGCGAGAGCGAGTCCGACGATTGCTACAACTGGACGATCAAGGCGACGATACGCGGGGACGCGCTGCGCGAGCTAGGTGTTATTTACAATGGAAACTATTACGCAATATCAGAGCATCCGGGCTACAAGGAGGAGAACGAGGAGAACGGCGAGGATgcagaggaggaggacgaggataGGTTATAA
- the LOC120948675 gene encoding uncharacterized protein LOC120948675 isoform X2, which yields MAREESRGKRPLKIWDSWRNVRKGLVVGSFEELIVRGKDKLGVPASEPVRLVLECDGTQVEDGEYFRTLANNTVLLLLRQGERWYPTGVDVIKAAISAIPKIVCETIHALELQDETPSWKIMDNKGRVTVVLHWDQRQGGGQGGGGGGGSSSSGGPGGSSIGLSNGPTSDKFSPSKKSLSTQNSIDKSSVSSQPRFPSPQITVINHDDPQSQMYHSARRLSKQGGSFDSAVGAVHVHTPECAHHAHMPTRAGSPGATECDFHCCALHEEGRKIAVHKNVATSPIQDGSASPQPPPSSLSDSRRTSTTKGHVRFLDIGPERDSSESETENTVMEDETVTSEKFLLLIDQLSVDQKRHLSIKDIGIILERLSSKILDVERLDRESESDDCYNWTIKATIRGDALRELGVIYNGNYYAISEHPGYKEENEENGEDAEEEDEDRL from the exons ATGGCAAGGGAG GAGTCTCGTGGCAAGAGGCCTTTAAAAATCTGGGACAGTTGGCGCAATGTCCGTAAAGGTCTCGTAGTAGGTAGCTTCGAGGAGCTAATAGTTAGAG GAAAAGATAAATTAGGAGTGCCAGCCTCCGAGCCCGTGCGATTGGTGTTGGAATGCGATGGCACACAGGTGGAGGATGGCGAGTATTTCAGGACGTTAGCGAATAATACcgttctgcttctgctgcggCAAGGTGAACGTTGGTATCCTACGGGTGTGGATGTAATTAAAGCTG cAATATCAGCAATACCAAAGATCGTTTGCGAAACTATACATGCATTGGAGCTGCAGGATGAAACACCCTCCTGGAAGATTATGGATAACAAGGGTCGAGTCACAGTTGTGTTGCATTGGGATCAGCGGCAAGGCGGCGGCCAagggggcggcggcggaggcggcagcagtagtagcggAGGCCCGGGCGGTTCCAGCATCGGGCTAAGCAACGGTCCGACGTCGGACAAGTTTTCGCCGTCGAAGAAGAGCCTGTCGACGCAGAACTCGATCGACAAGTCGTCCGTGTCGAGCCAGCCTCGCTTCCCCAGTCCGCAAATTACCGTGATCAACCACGATGATCCGCAGTCGCAGATGTACCATTCGGCCCGGCGGCTGTCCAAGCAGGGCGGCTCGTTCGACAGTGCGGTCGGGGCGGTGCACGTGCACACGCCCGAGTGTGCGCACCACGCGCACATGCCTACGCGGGCCGGCAGCCCCGGCGCGACCGAGTGTGACTTTCACTGCTGCGCCCTGCACGAGGAGGGGCGCAAGATTGCGGTGCACAAGAATGTGGCCACCTCGCCCATACAGGACGGCTCTGCCAGCCCGCAGCCGCCCCCGAGCAGCCTGTCGGACAGCCGGCGCACCTCCACGACCAAGGGGCACGTGCGCTTCCTGGACATTGGGCCCGAGCGGGACAGCTCCGAGAGCGAAACGGAGAACACCGTGATGGAGGACGAGACGGTGACGTCCGAAAAGTTTCTGCTGCTCATCGACCAGCTGTCCGTCGACCAGAAGCGGCACCTCAGCATCAAGGACATCGGCATCATACTGGAGCGGCTGAGCTCGAAGATACTCGACGTCGAGCGGTTGGATCGCGAGAGCGAGTCCGACGATTGCTACAACTGGACGATCAAGGCGACGATACGCGGGGACGCGCTGCGCGAGCTAGGTGTTATTTACAATGGAAACTATTACGCAATATCAGAGCATCCGGGCTACAAGGAGGAGAACGAGGAGAACGGCGAGGATgcagaggaggaggacgaggataGGTTATAA